From the Senegalimassilia faecalis genome, one window contains:
- a CDS encoding dihydrodipicolinate synthase family protein translates to MTDSPFHGVIPPVVIPLTEKKQLDLEAFERSINRMIDAGVDGLFFLGSSGEVAFLTDAQRYHVLQEAVAIVNHRVPVLAGIIDMETLRVVDQAKRAKGYGVDALVATAPFYALGGPKETERHFRAIREHTDLPLFAYDLPVCVHTKLDPTMLVRLGKDGVLQGVKDSSGDDVSFRWLVLENEDAGHPLQLLTGHEVCVDGAYLAGADGSVPGLANLDPYSYVEQWKAAQAGDWNRVKELQDHLARLMFLTRVVKATVGFGAGVGAFKTALWQMGVFNTNQMREPVQALEGEDVAAIVEVIKKAGLMDADAPIRK, encoded by the coding sequence ATGACCGATTCTCCGTTCCACGGCGTAATCCCCCCGGTCGTCATCCCGCTGACCGAGAAGAAGCAGCTTGACCTGGAAGCGTTCGAGCGCTCCATCAACCGCATGATCGACGCTGGCGTCGACGGCCTGTTCTTCCTGGGCTCCTCGGGCGAGGTTGCGTTCCTCACCGACGCGCAGCGCTATCACGTGCTGCAGGAGGCCGTGGCTATCGTGAACCATCGCGTGCCCGTGCTGGCCGGCATCATCGACATGGAAACGCTGCGCGTGGTCGACCAGGCTAAGCGCGCAAAGGGCTACGGCGTTGACGCGCTGGTTGCCACCGCTCCGTTCTACGCGCTGGGCGGCCCGAAGGAAACCGAGCGCCATTTCCGCGCCATCCGCGAGCATACGGACCTGCCGCTGTTCGCTTACGACCTGCCCGTGTGCGTGCACACGAAGCTTGACCCTACCATGCTGGTGCGTCTGGGCAAGGACGGCGTGCTGCAGGGCGTGAAGGACTCCTCCGGCGACGACGTGAGCTTCCGTTGGCTGGTGCTGGAGAACGAGGACGCGGGCCATCCGCTGCAGCTGCTGACCGGCCACGAGGTGTGCGTCGACGGCGCGTACCTGGCTGGCGCTGACGGCAGCGTGCCGGGCCTGGCCAATCTTGACCCCTACAGCTACGTGGAGCAGTGGAAGGCCGCTCAGGCGGGCGACTGGAACCGCGTCAAGGAGCTGCAGGATCACCTGGCTCGCCTCATGTTCCTCACGCGCGTCGTGAAGGCCACCGTCGGCTTCGGCGCCGGCGTGGGCGCGTTCAAGACGGCGCTGTGGCAGATGGGCGTGTTCAACACGAACCAGATGCGCGAGCCCGTGCAGGCGCTTGAGGGTGAAGACGTGGCGGCCATCGTCGAGGTCATCAAGAAGGCTGGCCTCATGGACGCCGACGCTCCTATCCGCAAGTAG
- the nagA gene encoding N-acetylglucosamine-6-phosphate deacetylase: MRIVNGMVFDGQCFRERDVVVEGDRFARVEPAGATGSAGAHDVDAQGCYVIPGLIDVHFHGAMGHDFCDAEQEGIAAIARYEASRGVTAICPTTMTLPEERLAPIVASVAEHATADDEAGIVGINMEGPYIAPDKVGAQNPAYVRSASVEEFARLQAAARGLIKLVDVAPEQPGNLDFIHNVSHDVRVSVAHTCTDYDTACAAFDAGARHMTHLYNAMPSLHHRDPGPIAAGAERNDVTAEIIADGVHIHPAMVRLAFALFGDDRMILISDSLRACGLGDGEYELGGQQFTVRGNRATIANGSLAGSVSDVMACMRTAVQRMSIPLISAVKAASVNPARALGLEGERGAIAPGYVGDAVVLDRDLNIKHVVLRGRVLK, translated from the coding sequence ATGCGAATTGTCAACGGCATGGTGTTCGATGGGCAGTGCTTCCGCGAGCGCGACGTGGTGGTGGAAGGCGACCGTTTCGCGCGCGTTGAGCCGGCGGGTGCAACGGGCTCGGCCGGCGCGCACGACGTGGACGCGCAGGGCTGCTATGTGATTCCGGGCCTGATTGACGTGCACTTCCACGGCGCTATGGGGCATGATTTCTGCGATGCCGAGCAAGAGGGCATCGCAGCCATTGCGCGCTACGAGGCGTCGCGCGGCGTGACGGCTATTTGCCCGACCACCATGACGCTGCCCGAGGAGCGTTTGGCGCCGATTGTGGCGTCGGTGGCCGAGCATGCGACGGCGGACGACGAGGCGGGCATTGTGGGCATCAATATGGAAGGCCCCTACATTGCGCCCGACAAGGTGGGAGCGCAGAACCCGGCGTATGTGCGCAGCGCCTCCGTTGAGGAATTCGCGCGCTTGCAGGCTGCGGCGCGCGGGCTTATCAAGCTGGTTGACGTGGCGCCCGAGCAGCCGGGCAACTTGGATTTCATCCACAACGTGTCGCACGACGTGCGCGTTTCCGTGGCGCACACGTGCACGGACTACGATACGGCGTGCGCGGCCTTCGATGCGGGTGCGCGGCATATGACGCACCTGTACAACGCCATGCCCAGCCTGCATCATCGCGACCCGGGCCCTATTGCCGCCGGCGCCGAGCGCAACGACGTGACGGCCGAGATCATCGCCGACGGCGTGCACATCCACCCGGCCATGGTACGCCTGGCGTTCGCGCTGTTCGGCGACGACCGCATGATCTTGATCAGCGACAGCCTGCGCGCCTGCGGTTTGGGCGATGGCGAATACGAGTTGGGCGGTCAGCAGTTCACCGTGCGCGGCAACCGCGCCACTATTGCCAACGGCAGCCTGGCAGGCAGCGTGTCCGACGTTATGGCGTGCATGCGCACGGCGGTGCAGCGCATGAGCATTCCGCTGATTAGCGCCGTGAAGGCCGCCAGCGTGAACCCGGCGCGGGCGCTGGGCCTGGAAGGGGAGCGCGGCGCTATTGCCCCGGGGTACGTGGGGGACGCCGTGGTGCTCGACCGCGACCTGAACATCAAGCACGTGGTGCTTCGCGGCCGCGTGCTGAAGTAG
- the nagB gene encoding glucosamine-6-phosphate deaminase gives MQLFIEETYEDMSRRAADLIAAQLVVDPTSTLGLATGSTPIGLYADLVEDFQNDRISFEQATTFNLDEYRGLSPEHDQSYRYFMQKNLFDHVDIDPEATSVPDGANPDAEAACESYEQAISEAGGIDLQLLGLGHNGHIGFNEPCDEFPVRTHLVQLTESTINANSRLFDSVDDVPREAYTMGIGTIMKARAILVVASGQDKAQIVRDAFFGPVTPQVPASILQLHPNVTVVVDAEAGSLL, from the coding sequence ATGCAACTGTTCATTGAAGAGACGTATGAGGACATGAGCCGCCGTGCGGCCGACCTGATTGCCGCGCAGCTGGTGGTTGATCCCACGTCTACGCTGGGCCTGGCCACGGGTTCTACTCCCATCGGCCTGTACGCCGACCTGGTCGAGGACTTCCAGAACGACCGCATCAGCTTCGAGCAGGCCACCACGTTCAACCTTGACGAGTATCGCGGGCTGTCTCCCGAGCACGACCAGAGCTATCGCTACTTCATGCAGAAGAACCTGTTCGACCACGTGGACATCGACCCCGAGGCCACGAGCGTGCCTGATGGTGCCAACCCCGACGCGGAGGCGGCGTGCGAAAGCTACGAGCAGGCTATCAGCGAAGCGGGCGGCATCGATTTGCAGCTGCTGGGCTTGGGCCACAACGGCCACATCGGCTTCAACGAGCCGTGCGACGAGTTCCCGGTTCGCACGCACCTGGTGCAGCTGACGGAAAGCACCATCAATGCGAACAGCCGCCTGTTCGATTCCGTGGACGACGTGCCGCGCGAGGCGTACACCATGGGCATCGGCACCATCATGAAGGCGCGTGCCATCCTGGTGGTTGCCAGCGGCCAGGACAAGGCGCAGATTGTGCGCGATGCGTTCTTCGGTCCGGTCACCCCGCAGGTGCCGGCGTCCATTCTGCAGCTGCATCCCAACGTCACCGTAGTGGTGGACGCTGAGGCTGGCTCTTTGCTGTAG
- a CDS encoding adenylate kinase, with protein MNIVLLGAPGAGKGTQAAKLVEDCGLCHISTGDILRAAVKNQTPLGVKAKGFMDAGELVPDDLIIDLMKERIQQPDTEKGVILDGFPRTTTQAVALDTMLAELERPLNAALLIDVDFEVIVKRLTSRRMCKECGHIGTAADAQCPACGGEMYQRDDDNEATVRNRLDVYEKSTAPLIDYYRGCDLLVTIDGDRDVDVVYADVKQALGL; from the coding sequence ATGAACATCGTGTTGCTGGGCGCCCCGGGCGCCGGTAAGGGCACGCAGGCAGCCAAGCTTGTTGAGGACTGCGGCCTGTGCCATATTTCCACAGGTGATATCCTGCGCGCTGCCGTTAAGAATCAAACGCCGCTGGGCGTGAAGGCCAAGGGCTTCATGGACGCCGGCGAACTTGTTCCCGACGATTTGATCATCGACCTGATGAAAGAGCGCATCCAGCAGCCCGACACCGAAAAGGGCGTTATCCTGGACGGTTTCCCGCGTACCACCACGCAGGCTGTGGCGCTTGACACCATGCTTGCCGAGCTTGAGCGCCCGCTGAACGCAGCGCTGCTCATCGATGTTGACTTCGAGGTTATCGTGAAGCGTCTGACTTCGCGTCGCATGTGCAAGGAGTGCGGCCACATCGGCACCGCCGCTGACGCGCAGTGCCCGGCTTGCGGTGGCGAGATGTACCAGCGCGACGACGACAACGAGGCCACGGTGCGCAATCGTCTTGACGTGTACGAGAAGTCCACGGCCCCGCTGATTGATTACTATCGCGGCTGCGACCTGCTGGTCACCATCGATGGCGATCGCGACGTTGATGTGGTGTACGCGGATGTTAAGCAGGCGCTGGGCCTGTAA
- the secY gene encoding preprotein translocase subunit SecY — MLSSLIDAFKVPELRKKILFTLGILALYRFGAYVPVPGIPFHEFANTFQDSGVSMTMLDLFTGGALSNFSVFSLGIMPYITASIIMQLMQGVIPAVGRWAKEGETGRRRITQVTRYLTLALGLINAIGYLLLFKSPQYGVVFTDQVPEVVTDVLIVFTLVAGTAFIMWMGELITQRGVGNGMSLIIFVSIVSRVPSAIFSSVNLTTDTGMGIAITVLILAVVLVCIPAIIFIERAQRRIPVNYAKRVQGRKMMGGQSTYIPLKVNAAGVIPIIFASCLIYFPAQLAALFNVGWLTAFADAISTGWVNWILTIVLIVFFAYFYTSMVFNPEETADNLRKQGGFIPGVRPGSATVTYIKNVLHRVTLPGGIFIAVIAVVPTIIFYFTGNQLIQAFGGTSILIMIGVALDTMSKVESQLKMHNYDGFFK, encoded by the coding sequence TTGCTAAGCTCTCTTATCGACGCGTTTAAGGTTCCCGAGCTGCGCAAGAAGATTTTGTTTACGCTGGGTATCCTTGCGCTTTATCGTTTCGGCGCCTACGTGCCGGTACCGGGCATCCCGTTCCATGAGTTCGCAAACACGTTCCAGGATTCCGGTGTGTCCATGACCATGCTCGACTTGTTCACCGGTGGTGCTCTGTCGAACTTCTCGGTCTTCTCGCTGGGCATCATGCCTTACATCACCGCATCCATCATCATGCAGCTGATGCAGGGCGTTATCCCCGCCGTGGGCCGCTGGGCGAAAGAGGGAGAAACCGGTCGTCGCCGCATCACGCAGGTCACGCGTTACCTGACGCTGGCCCTGGGCCTCATCAACGCCATCGGTTATCTGCTGCTGTTCAAGTCGCCGCAATACGGCGTTGTGTTCACCGACCAGGTTCCCGAGGTTGTTACCGATGTGCTCATCGTGTTCACGCTGGTGGCGGGTACCGCGTTCATCATGTGGATGGGCGAGCTTATCACGCAGCGCGGCGTTGGCAACGGCATGTCGCTCATCATCTTCGTGAGCATCGTGTCCCGCGTGCCTTCGGCCATCTTCTCTTCGGTGAACCTGACCACCGACACGGGTATGGGCATTGCCATTACGGTGCTCATCCTGGCTGTGGTGCTGGTGTGCATCCCGGCGATCATCTTCATCGAGCGTGCTCAGCGCCGCATTCCGGTGAACTACGCCAAGCGCGTGCAGGGTCGCAAGATGATGGGTGGCCAGTCCACGTACATTCCCCTGAAGGTGAATGCCGCGGGCGTTATCCCGATCATCTTCGCAAGCTGCCTGATCTACTTTCCGGCTCAGCTTGCGGCGCTGTTCAACGTGGGTTGGCTGACGGCGTTCGCCGATGCTATTTCCACGGGTTGGGTCAACTGGATTCTGACCATCGTCCTTATCGTGTTCTTCGCGTATTTCTACACCTCCATGGTGTTCAATCCGGAGGAAACGGCGGACAACCTGCGCAAGCAGGGTGGCTTTATCCCGGGTGTACGTCCTGGCTCTGCTACGGTCACGTACATCAAGAACGTGCTGCATCGCGTCACGTTGCCCGGTGGTATCTTCATCGCGGTTATTGCTGTGGTGCCTACCATCATCTTCTACTTCACCGGCAATCAGCTCATTCAGGCGTTTGGCGGCACGTCCATCCTTATCATGATTGGTGTTGCGCTTGACACCATGAGCAAGGTTGAAAGCCAGTTGAAGATGCACAATTACGACGGCTTCTTCAAGTAG
- the rplO gene encoding 50S ribosomal protein L15 — protein MELKDLKPAAGSRKNRKRVGRGHAAGQGKTAGRGMNGQKSRSGGGKGAGFEGGQTPLARRLPKLPGFRNINRVEYLPVNVSRLEEKFEAGDVVDGASLKAKGIIKHEDALVKVLGDGDITKALTVKVDKVSASAKAKIEAAGGKVEEPC, from the coding sequence ATGGAATTGAAGGATCTGAAGCCTGCTGCAGGCTCCCGCAAGAACCGTAAGCGCGTTGGCCGCGGCCACGCTGCTGGCCAGGGCAAGACCGCTGGCCGTGGTATGAACGGTCAGAAGTCCCGTTCCGGTGGCGGCAAGGGCGCCGGCTTCGAGGGCGGCCAGACTCCTCTGGCTCGTCGTCTTCCGAAGCTGCCCGGCTTCCGCAACATCAACCGTGTTGAGTACCTGCCCGTGAACGTCTCCCGCCTGGAGGAGAAGTTCGAGGCTGGCGACGTGGTGGACGGCGCTTCCCTGAAGGCCAAGGGCATTATCAAGCATGAGGACGCCCTGGTGAAGGTTCTGGGCGACGGTGACATCACCAAGGCTCTGACGGTTAAGGTTGACAAGGTTTCTGCCTCCGCTAAGGCGAAGATTGAGGCAGCTGGTGGAAAGGTCGAAGAGCCTTGCTAA
- the rpmD gene encoding 50S ribosomal protein L30 gives MSDAKKTLRITQVKSSIGYKKDQLATLKALGLGKIGRSIDQVDNESVRGMIFKVKHLVKVEEL, from the coding sequence ATGTCTGACGCTAAGAAGACGCTGCGCATCACGCAGGTGAAAAGCTCCATTGGCTACAAGAAAGATCAGCTGGCCACGCTGAAGGCCCTGGGCCTTGGCAAGATCGGCCGTTCCATCGACCAGGTGGACAACGAGTCCGTTCGCGGCATGATCTTCAAGGTTAAGCACCTCGTAAAGGTGGAGGAGCTGTAA
- the rpsE gene encoding 30S ribosomal protein S5, which translates to MARNKQENAAAPELEERVVYINRVSKVVKGGRRFGLTALVVVGDRNGHVGVGMGKSQEVPTAIKKGVEDAKKNMFSVPLTDERTLPHEIIGEYGAGRVLIKPAVPGTGVIAGGAARAVLELAGVENVLSKSLGTDNVMNVVKATAEGLKEMQSPESVSERRGISVAKIYGWKE; encoded by the coding sequence ATGGCTCGCAACAAGCAAGAGAACGCCGCAGCTCCCGAGCTCGAAGAGCGCGTCGTTTACATCAACCGCGTGTCCAAGGTCGTCAAGGGTGGTCGCCGCTTTGGTCTGACCGCGCTGGTGGTCGTGGGCGACCGCAACGGCCATGTTGGCGTCGGCATGGGCAAGTCCCAGGAAGTTCCGACCGCCATCAAGAAGGGCGTGGAGGACGCAAAGAAGAACATGTTCTCCGTGCCGCTGACCGACGAGCGCACGCTGCCGCATGAGATCATCGGCGAGTACGGTGCTGGTCGCGTTCTGATCAAGCCTGCTGTTCCTGGTACCGGCGTTATCGCCGGCGGCGCTGCTCGTGCCGTCCTGGAGCTGGCTGGCGTCGAGAACGTGCTGTCGAAGTCTTTGGGCACCGACAATGTCATGAACGTCGTTAAGGCAACCGCCGAGGGCCTGAAGGAAATGCAGTCCCCCGAGTCCGTTTCCGAGCGTCGTGGCATTTCCGTCGCCAAGATCTACGGCTGGAAGGAGTAG
- the rplR gene encoding 50S ribosomal protein L18 — MNKLQKKQAALARRHRRVRGKISGTPERPRLCVTRSNNNIYVQFVDDVAGKTLCGVSTLGPEFKATGKNGANVEGATALGEIAGKKAQECGITAVVFDRGGNLYHGRIKALADAAREAGLKF; from the coding sequence ATGAATAAGCTTCAGAAAAAGCAAGCTGCGCTGGCCCGTCGCCATCGTCGCGTGCGCGGTAAGATCTCCGGCACGCCGGAGCGTCCCCGTCTTTGCGTGACGCGCAGCAACAACAACATTTACGTGCAGTTCGTTGACGACGTTGCGGGCAAGACCCTGTGCGGCGTTTCCACCCTCGGCCCTGAGTTCAAGGCCACGGGCAAGAACGGCGCAAACGTCGAGGGCGCTACCGCTCTCGGTGAAATCGCAGGCAAGAAGGCTCAGGAATGCGGCATCACGGCAGTTGTGTTCGATCGTGGCGGCAACCTGTATCACGGGCGCATCAAGGCTCTGGCCGATGCTGCTCGTGAAGCCGGTCTGAAATTCTAG
- the rplF gene encoding 50S ribosomal protein L6, with amino-acid sequence MSRIGKQPVTVPAGVDVKIDGHIVTVKGPKGELTREFNPMLTITHEGEEIIVTRPDDSREAKSLHGLTRTLIHNMVEGVSAGYQKKLQLVGVGYRAALKGKDLEMQLGYSHPVIMECPENITFEVPSQTEIVVSGISKEQVGQVAANVRAWRKPEPYKGKGIRYEGEHVRRKVGKAGKD; translated from the coding sequence ATGTCTCGTATCGGCAAGCAGCCCGTTACCGTTCCTGCCGGCGTCGACGTGAAGATCGATGGCCATATCGTAACGGTCAAGGGCCCCAAGGGCGAGCTCACCCGCGAGTTCAACCCCATGTTGACCATCACCCACGAGGGCGAGGAAATCATCGTTACCCGCCCTGACGACTCTCGCGAGGCCAAGAGCCTGCACGGTCTGACCCGCACCCTCATCCACAACATGGTCGAGGGCGTGTCCGCTGGCTACCAGAAGAAGCTGCAGCTGGTCGGCGTTGGTTACCGTGCTGCGCTCAAGGGCAAGGACCTGGAGATGCAGCTGGGTTATTCTCACCCGGTTATCATGGAGTGCCCCGAGAACATCACGTTCGAGGTTCCCAGCCAGACTGAGATCGTTGTGAGCGGTATCAGCAAGGAGCAGGTCGGCCAGGTGGCCGCTAACGTCCGCGCATGGCGCAAGCCGGAACCCTACAAGGGCAAGGGCATCCGCTATGAGGGCGAGCATGTGCGCCGCAAGGTTGGCAAGGCTGGCAAGGACTAA
- the rpsH gene encoding 30S ribosomal protein S8 — translation MTMTDPIADMLTRVRNANSAGKATVSMPSSKKLVEIARIMQEEGYVAGYEVVEGDPRATLEITLKYGAKKAKTIRGIRRISKPGLRIYAGKDELPRVLGGLGTAIISTSNGVMTDRDARKKGIGGEVIAYIW, via the coding sequence ATGACCATGACTGACCCTATCGCAGATATGCTTACGCGTGTGCGTAACGCTAACTCTGCTGGCAAGGCTACGGTCTCCATGCCTTCCAGCAAGAAGCTGGTTGAGATTGCCCGCATCATGCAAGAAGAGGGCTATGTGGCAGGCTACGAGGTTGTCGAAGGCGACCCGCGTGCCACGCTGGAGATCACGCTGAAGTACGGCGCGAAAAAGGCCAAGACCATCCGCGGTATCCGCCGCATCTCCAAGCCGGGTCTGCGCATTTATGCCGGCAAGGACGAGCTCCCTCGCGTGCTCGGCGGCCTCGGCACCGCTATCATCTCGACGTCTAACGGCGTGATGACCGACCGCGACGCCCGCAAGAAGGGCATCGGCGGCGAGGTTATCGCGTACATCTGGTAG
- a CDS encoding type Z 30S ribosomal protein S14 has translation MAKKSMIAKSKREPKFSTRQHNRCTRCGRPRAYYRKFGLCRVCLRELANKGELPGVTKASW, from the coding sequence ATGGCAAAGAAATCGATGATCGCCAAGAGCAAGCGCGAGCCGAAGTTCTCCACGCGCCAGCACAATCGCTGCACGCGTTGCGGACGTCCGCGCGCTTACTACCGTAAGTTCGGCCTGTGCCGCGTGTGCCTGCGCGAGCTGGCCAACAAAGGCGAGCTGCCCGGCGTGACCAAAGCTTCCTGGTAA
- the rplE gene encoding 50S ribosomal protein L5: MTTPRLKEKYKNEVAPKLESELGITNINNVPRLEKIVVNMGVGAAASDHKLLDAAMNDMRIITGQQPCITRAKKSIAGFHVREGQAIGCKVTLRGDRMWEFLDRLLATALPRVRDFRGISPTSFDGRGNYTLGITEQLIFPEIEYDKIDRTRGMDITFVTTAGNNENAFALLSALGFPFKDRD; encoded by the coding sequence ATGACTACTCCTCGTCTCAAAGAGAAGTACAAGAACGAAGTTGCTCCGAAACTCGAGTCCGAGCTGGGCATCACCAACATCAACAACGTTCCGCGTCTTGAGAAGATCGTCGTGAACATGGGTGTTGGCGCTGCTGCCTCCGACCACAAGCTGCTTGATGCCGCCATGAACGACATGCGCATCATCACCGGTCAGCAGCCCTGCATCACGCGCGCCAAGAAGTCCATCGCTGGCTTCCATGTGCGCGAGGGTCAGGCCATCGGCTGCAAGGTCACCCTGCGCGGCGACCGCATGTGGGAGTTCCTGGATCGTCTGCTGGCCACGGCTCTGCCGCGCGTCCGCGACTTCCGCGGCATTTCCCCGACCAGCTTCGACGGTCGTGGCAACTACACGCTCGGCATCACTGAGCAGCTGATCTTCCCCGAGATCGAGTACGACAAGATCGACCGCACCCGTGGTATGGACATCACGTTCGTCACCACTGCCGGTAACAACGAGAACGCCTTCGCGCTGCTTTCCGCGCTTGGCTTCCCGTTCAAGGACCGCGACTAA
- the rplX gene encoding 50S ribosomal protein L24 — protein MNSMNIKKGDTVRVLSGKDKGKEGQVVRSVPSKQRVVVEKVNMVKKAMRPTQQNPQGGIMSIEAPIHVSNVMVICPECKQPTRVSHRKNEAGKNVRVCKKCGKDIDK, from the coding sequence ATGAACAGCATGAACATCAAGAAGGGCGACACCGTCCGCGTTCTGTCCGGCAAGGACAAGGGCAAGGAAGGCCAGGTTGTGCGCTCTGTCCCCAGCAAGCAGCGTGTGGTTGTCGAGAAGGTGAACATGGTCAAGAAGGCCATGCGCCCGACTCAGCAGAACCCCCAGGGCGGCATCATGTCCATCGAGGCTCCCATCCATGTCTCCAACGTCATGGTCATTTGCCCCGAGTGCAAGCAGCCCACGCGTGTGTCTCATCGCAAGAACGAGGCCGGCAAGAACGTCCGCGTCTGCAAGAAGTGCGGCAAGGACATCGACAAATAG
- the rplN gene encoding 50S ribosomal protein L14, which produces MIQMQTMLAVADNSGARKVQCIKVLGGSKRRYAGLGDVIICSVKEAMPNGAVKKGDVVRCVVVRVKKEVRRADGSYIKFDQNAAVLIDANGAPRGTRIFGPVARELREKKYMKIVSLAPETL; this is translated from the coding sequence ATGATTCAGATGCAAACCATGCTCGCGGTCGCCGACAACTCCGGCGCTCGCAAGGTGCAGTGCATCAAGGTCCTGGGCGGCTCGAAGCGCCGTTACGCGGGCCTGGGCGACGTAATCATCTGCAGCGTCAAAGAGGCTATGCCGAACGGTGCTGTGAAGAAGGGTGACGTCGTGCGCTGCGTCGTTGTGCGCGTCAAGAAGGAAGTTCGTCGCGCTGACGGCAGCTACATCAAGTTCGACCAGAACGCCGCTGTTCTGATCGACGCCAACGGTGCGCCGCGTGGCACGCGTATCTTCGGGCCTGTCGCCCGCGAGCTGCGCGAGAAGAAGTACATGAAGATCGTGTCCTTGGCACCTGAGACGCTGTAA
- the rpsQ gene encoding 30S ribosomal protein S17, whose protein sequence is MSEERNTRKVRQGIVVSAANDKTIVVSVAERKPHPVYKKMMTTTKKFHAHDENNEAGVGDTVTIMETRPLSKMKRWRLVEINEKAK, encoded by the coding sequence ATGAGCGAAGAGCGTAATACGCGTAAGGTCCGCCAGGGCATCGTGGTGAGCGCCGCTAACGACAAGACCATCGTCGTGTCCGTTGCCGAGCGTAAGCCGCATCCGGTGTACAAGAAGATGATGACGACCACCAAGAAGTTCCACGCGCATGACGAGAACAACGAGGCTGGCGTCGGCGACACCGTTACCATCATGGAGACCCGTCCGCTGTCGAAGATGAAGCGCTGGCGTCTGGTGGAGATCAACGAAAAGGCTAAATAG
- the rpmC gene encoding 50S ribosomal protein L29, producing MKAAEIRELSADDLQAKLKEARAELFNLRFQMATSQLDNTARVKQVKKDIARIQTEMRARELSA from the coding sequence ATGAAAGCAGCAGAGATTCGTGAGCTGTCTGCCGACGATCTGCAGGCTAAACTCAAGGAAGCGCGCGCTGAACTGTTCAACCTGCGTTTCCAGATGGCAACGAGCCAGCTTGACAACACCGCACGCGTGAAGCAGGTCAAGAAGGACATCGCTCGCATCCAGACCGAGATGCGCGCCCGTGAGCTGAGCGCATAA
- the rplP gene encoding 50S ribosomal protein L16 produces MLVPKRVKHRKVQRGSMKGRAKGGTRLNHGSWGIQALEAHWITNRQIEAARIAMTRCMKRGGKVWITIFPDKPITKKPAETRMGSGKGNPEAWVAVVKPGRIMFEIDGVDEATAKEALRLAINKLPIKCKIVNKETEGQE; encoded by the coding sequence ATGCTCGTACCTAAGCGTGTTAAGCACCGCAAGGTGCAGCGCGGCTCCATGAAGGGCCGTGCAAAGGGCGGTACCCGTCTGAACCACGGTTCCTGGGGCATCCAGGCGCTGGAGGCCCACTGGATCACCAACCGTCAGATTGAGGCCGCTCGTATCGCCATGACCCGTTGCATGAAGCGTGGCGGTAAGGTTTGGATCACCATCTTCCCGGACAAGCCGATCACCAAGAAGCCGGCTGAGACCCGCATGGGTTCCGGTAAGGGCAACCCCGAGGCCTGGGTCGCGGTCGTTAAGCCCGGTCGCATCATGTTCGAGATCGACGGCGTCGACGAGGCCACGGCTAAAGAGGCTCTCCGCCTTGCAATCAACAAGTTGCCCATCAAGTGCAAGATTGTGAACAAGGAAACGGAAGGGCAGGAGTAA